The Methanococcus voltae PS genome segment AATTCATTTAGTATATGTGCCATAACTAAACTATCTTTACCACCGCTAATACCTACACCAATGGTTATATGGTTTTTAAGAATATTTTTACCAAGATTTTTTCTTACTTTTCTTTTTGTGTCTTTTATAAAACATTCTTTACAAAATTTAGTACCAGAATGCTTTTGAAAGTATAATTCATCATCATTAAATGCGTTTCCACATTTTCCACATTTGGATTTGGAAATTGCAGTCATAATTTCACCGTATTTATTTTAACTAATTTAACCGCCAGATACTGGCGGGTATATGCCTAATTCTCCATCTTTTTCAATAATATCTTCATTACTCATTATTTCAAAGTCATAGGAGATAATAATGTTTCCATTTTCAAAATCATTTTTAATATCGATTTTATTTTCTTCTAATTCAGATATTAATTCTTCAACTGTTAATTTGGATTTTTCAATTTTTAAATCTACTTCATTACCAAATTTTTCCTTACAACTTGCAAAAAATTTTACTTTTAAATTTAGTACCATAATATCACCAAAATAATGACTTAATACTTAAGTTATCATAATTAAGATTTACAATTAATATATTAAAAAATAGAAATGTATGTAATTAAATTTAAAGATTTTGGTAGTATAAAATATTATATTGCATAATACTTCATAATACTTCATGTATGTTATTCTTAATTACAAGTCGTAGACGATGATTGCCTTGGTAGGGCATATTTTAGCGCATGTTTTACAGCCAATACACTCGTCAATGTCGAATGTAACTGAAAAGTCTTCTTCAAACTTGATAGCTCCAACTGGGCAATGTACAATACAAGCGCCACAATCGATACATTTTTCTTCCTTTTTTTGAATAGGTTGAGAAATATCTTCTACTTCCCCGTATTCTTTTAAGTATTCCACTGAATTTACTAAACTATCTTCATTTCCATTTAATTCTAAAGTCAAAAAACCTTCACTTGGTTCCATTTTAGCCTTTAATATGGTAACGTCCACATCATAAGTTTTTATTATATCTGAAACTACAGGTTTTTTTACATTTCTTCCAGATATCCAATAAAATATTCTTTTTTTCAAATTAGTCACCTATAAACCTTTCGATGATTTAATTCACATTATTGATACAATATATTTTAATTTAATCATTAGTAATTTAATTAATTTTGAATCAATTCTTCAATTTATCATATGGATAATTATATAATATTTGATAATATCGTATAATATCATATAATATCATATAATATAATCTAATTTTAGATATAATGGCCAATTAACTTTGAAATATCCTCTGCTGATATAACGCCAAGTACTTTTTTGTTGTTATCTACAATAGGTAATCCTGAAATGTTATTTGCACTCATTTTCTTAGCAACCATCTCTATAGGTTCATCAGGTGAAGCCCATACTACATATTTGGTCATAATATCTGAAATTGTAGTTTTACTTTGAGCCATAGCTTTTGCAATATCCCACGATGTTATAATTCCCATTATACAATTATTTTCATCAACTATTGGTAAATGATTTATGTTTTTCTCAATTAATATTTTTGAAGCTTCAGGAACTGAAATAGTAGCTTTTGCAACTATTGGCGGTCTTTTTATTATATCCCTAACTAGTTTTGCATCTGCTTTCATAGATTTTGGAGCGCAGGTGTTAAGCTCTGCAACTCTTTCAGTTAAGAAGAATTCCTTATTAACAATCCAATCTTTTAATTCGCCTGCAATCTCACGGGATGTCTTATAACTTGAAACTGATGTAGTTCTAATACATTTGTCTACTTTTTCACCGTTTATATCTAATTCCATAGATAATTTACCAGTTCTTAAATCTTTGTAGTTTGTAACGCCCAATGTTGGCTTATCTCTTCTTTGTATACCATAGTCAAGAATAGGCACTTTAATATCTTCGTCTCTTATTGCACACGT includes the following:
- a CDS encoding 4Fe-4S binding protein, whose amino-acid sequence is MKKRIFYWISGRNVKKPVVSDIIKTYDVDVTILKAKMEPSEGFLTLELNGNEDSLVNSVEYLKEYGEVEDISQPIQKKEEKCIDCGACIVHCPVGAIKFEEDFSVTFDIDECIGCKTCAKICPTKAIIVYDL
- a CDS encoding MoaD/ThiS family protein, with protein sequence MVLNLKVKFFASCKEKFGNEVDLKIEKSKLTVEELISELEENKIDIKNDFENGNIIISYDFEIMSNEDIIEKDGELGIYPPVSGG